A section of the Agrococcus sp. SGAir0287 genome encodes:
- a CDS encoding carbohydrate ABC transporter permease: MSTRRTTDRTLRALQYVALALFVVFLGFPLLFLVTAAFKTQQELQSPDPQLLPSQWNLDNFVGAIERAGLGQAALNSLVVALATTVIVVAVALPAAYALARFQTRLRGLATGWILLSQVFPFILIIIPLFLMLRPIGLNDTLAGLVVVYVVWSLPFALWMLRGYVAAIPGELEEAGAVDGASRLRVLRSIIMPLLGPGLVATSLFAFIGSWNEFFFALVLIKDEALQTLPQRLALFVGSEGQVALGQLAAGSLLACIPSLVFFAIIQRRLTSGLLSGAVKG; encoded by the coding sequence ATGAGCACCCGCCGCACGACCGACCGCACGCTGCGCGCACTGCAATACGTCGCGCTCGCGCTCTTCGTCGTCTTCCTCGGCTTCCCGCTGCTCTTCCTCGTCACCGCGGCGTTCAAGACGCAGCAGGAGCTGCAGTCGCCCGACCCGCAGCTGCTGCCCTCGCAGTGGAACCTCGACAACTTCGTGGGCGCGATCGAGCGCGCCGGCCTCGGGCAGGCGGCGCTCAACAGCCTCGTCGTCGCGCTCGCCACGACGGTGATCGTGGTCGCCGTGGCGCTGCCGGCCGCCTACGCGCTCGCCCGCTTCCAGACGCGCCTGCGCGGGCTCGCGACCGGCTGGATCCTGCTCAGCCAGGTCTTCCCGTTCATCCTCATCATCATCCCGCTCTTCCTCATGCTGCGGCCGATCGGGCTGAACGACACCCTCGCGGGCCTCGTCGTCGTGTACGTCGTCTGGTCGCTGCCCTTCGCGCTGTGGATGCTGCGCGGCTACGTCGCCGCGATCCCCGGCGAGCTCGAGGAGGCGGGTGCCGTGGACGGCGCCTCCCGCCTCCGCGTCCTCCGGTCGATCATCATGCCGCTGCTCGGTCCCGGACTCGTCGCGACGAGCCTGTTCGCGTTCATCGGATCGTGGAACGAGTTCTTCTTCGCGCTCGTGCTCATCAAGGACGAGGCGCTGCAGACGCTGCCCCAGCGGCTCGCGCTCTTCGTCGGCTCCGAGGGCCAGGTCGCACTCGGGCAGCTGGCCGCGGGCAGCCTCCTCGCCTGCATCCCGTCGCTCGTCTTCTTCGCCATCATCCAACGTCGTCTCACCTCCGGCCTGCTCTCGGGCGCGGTCAAGGGATGA